A single region of the Fusobacterium varium genome encodes:
- the sppA gene encoding signal peptide peptidase SppA has translation MKFFKFLKKIIFGTIFFVIKEIFSFLIKGFLFLIILFGISGIVLNEILEKDSITLENESYIELDLAREFKEKNKNLPEILKNEDINFYSLLKTFDSIEKDEKVKGVILKLDNLALNRGQIEELSEKLTSLKAKNKMVYSYMTSVDNRNYSLATKSSEIFMPPAMSANVNITGYYAEMMYYKNLADRLGIKVNVVHVGDYKSYGEQYVKDKMSPEYKENMERLLNKVYDNFVKNISKDRKLNENLINERILAGDLMVSEPYQLKKLGMVDELVYYEQLKEFLGKKKVVPLEKYAQYVQNSKKTNRKNSDKIAIIYAEGTILMGEEPRNLSDQLTPNTIVNELDKALKDKNVKGIVLRVNSPGGSALASAIINNKIKEVNKVKPVYVSIGGIAASGGYYISADAKKIYADKGSLTGSIGVVSLIPNIKELIGKIDINVEELKKGEYADIYSLTNEVNKDKLDKIYASNLKVYDEFLNVVSEGRDLNREYVHSIAQGKVWLGEEAFELKLVNEIGGIESTIAGLANDLNLTNYNVIEISESLDYNSLLKKYVPLMKLSEKIQSTFIEKELYFKSLYYFPYNI, from the coding sequence ATGAAATTTTTTAAATTTTTAAAGAAAATAATATTTGGAACTATCTTTTTTGTAATAAAAGAGATATTTTCATTTTTAATAAAGGGATTTCTATTTTTAATTATTCTCTTTGGAATTAGTGGAATAGTTTTAAATGAGATATTAGAAAAAGATAGTATAACTTTAGAAAATGAAAGCTATATTGAATTAGATTTAGCTAGAGAATTTAAAGAGAAAAATAAAAATCTTCCAGAGATTTTGAAAAATGAAGATATAAACTTTTATTCACTTCTTAAAACTTTTGATTCTATTGAAAAAGATGAAAAAGTAAAGGGAGTTATACTTAAATTAGATAATTTAGCTTTAAATAGAGGACAGATTGAAGAGTTAAGCGAGAAATTAACTTCATTAAAAGCTAAAAATAAAATGGTGTATAGCTATATGACATCTGTTGATAATAGAAATTATTCTCTTGCTACTAAAAGCAGTGAAATATTTATGCCCCCAGCAATGAGTGCAAATGTAAATATCACTGGATATTATGCTGAAATGATGTACTATAAAAACTTAGCTGATAGATTGGGAATAAAAGTTAATGTAGTCCATGTTGGAGACTATAAATCATATGGTGAGCAATATGTAAAGGATAAGATGTCTCCAGAGTATAAAGAGAATATGGAGAGACTTTTAAATAAGGTCTATGATAATTTTGTAAAAAATATTAGCAAAGATAGAAAGCTAAATGAAAATCTAATTAATGAAAGAATTTTAGCTGGAGATTTGATGGTTTCAGAGCCTTATCAACTGAAAAAGTTGGGAATGGTAGATGAATTGGTGTATTATGAACAACTTAAAGAGTTTTTAGGAAAGAAAAAAGTTGTCCCTTTAGAAAAATATGCTCAATATGTTCAAAATAGTAAAAAAACAAATAGAAAAAATAGTGATAAAATAGCTATTATCTATGCAGAAGGAACTATTTTAATGGGGGAAGAGCCTAGAAATCTTTCTGATCAGTTAACTCCAAATACAATAGTAAATGAATTAGATAAAGCTTTAAAAGATAAAAATGTAAAAGGGATAGTATTGAGAGTAAACTCTCCTGGTGGCTCTGCTTTAGCCTCTGCAATAATTAACAACAAGATCAAGGAAGTTAATAAGGTTAAGCCTGTGTATGTCTCTATTGGGGGAATAGCAGCTTCTGGAGGCTACTATATCTCTGCTGATGCAAAGAAAATTTATGCTGATAAAGGAAGCCTTACTGGTTCAATAGGGGTTGTAAGTTTAATTCCAAATATTAAAGAGTTAATTGGAAAAATAGATATAAATGTAGAGGAACTAAAAAAAGGTGAGTATGCTGATATATACTCTTTGACAAATGAAGTTAATAAAGATAAGTTAGATAAAATATATGCTTCAAACTTAAAAGTCTATGACGAGTTTTTAAATGTAGTTTCAGAGGGAAGAGATCTGAATAGAGAGTATGTTCACTCAATAGCTCAAGGAAAAGTTTGGCTAGGAGAAGAGGCATTTGAATTAAAACTTGTAAATGAAATTGGAGGAATAGAATCTACAATAGCTGGTTTAGCTAATGATCTGAATCTAACTAATTACAATGTTATAGAGATTTCAGAATCTTTAGATTACAATTCACTATTAAAAAAATATGTACCTTTAATGAAATTAAGTGAAAAAATTCAATCAACTTTTATTGAAAAAGAGTTATATTTCAAATCTTTATACTATTTTCCCTATAATATTTAA
- a CDS encoding YbaB/EbfC family nucleoid-associated protein: MVRKLKGGRTNGAGSQMDILKQAQVMQQQMMAVQEGLKEKELVASVGGGAVTVKVNGQKELLEVKFTDEVVKEAAEDKEMLEDLVLSAVKEAMRQADELAEAEMGKVTGGINIPGLF, translated from the coding sequence ATGGTTAGAAAATTAAAAGGTGGAAGAACTAATGGAGCAGGTAGCCAAATGGATATATTAAAACAAGCTCAAGTTATGCAACAACAAATGATGGCAGTTCAAGAAGGATTAAAAGAAAAAGAACTTGTTGCATCAGTTGGTGGAGGAGCTGTTACTGTTAAAGTAAATGGACAAAAAGAACTTCTTGAAGTTAAATTCACTGATGAAGTAGTTAAAGAAGCTGCTGAAGATAAAGAGATGTTAGAAGATTTAGTTCTTTCTGCTGTTAAAGAAGCTATGAGACAAGCTGACGAATTAGCTGAAGCTGAAATGGGAAAAGTAACTGGTGGAATTAATATCCCTGGATTATTCTAA